Proteins from a genomic interval of Eisenibacter elegans DSM 3317:
- a CDS encoding SDR family NAD(P)-dependent oxidoreductase — translation MSTIAEMFSLQGKVALVTGASKGIGEAMAYTFGKAGAQVVVSSRKQEAVEAVARKFKSVGLKQTIGIACNVGKAAEIEALVSKTIEHFGRIDIIVNNAGTNPVYSPMMEMEESAYDKIMDVNLKGAWLLTKAAHPHLKASGQGCVINIASIEGLSPSPNLGAYSISKAGMVMLTKVLARELGEDHIRVNAICPGYIRTKLSEMVWQDKALLREVMHKQCMNYEANPEDLSGLALMLAAGTGKFLTGAIITADGGYTV, via the coding sequence TAGTCTTCAGGGCAAAGTAGCCCTCGTTACCGGAGCCAGCAAAGGCATAGGCGAGGCGATGGCCTACACCTTTGGCAAAGCCGGAGCGCAAGTAGTGGTTAGTAGCCGCAAGCAAGAGGCAGTAGAGGCTGTGGCCCGTAAATTCAAAAGTGTCGGCCTCAAACAAACAATTGGTATTGCCTGCAATGTGGGCAAGGCTGCCGAAATCGAAGCCTTGGTAAGCAAGACCATCGAGCACTTTGGCCGCATCGACATCATTGTTAACAACGCCGGCACCAACCCTGTCTACAGTCCAATGATGGAGATGGAAGAGAGTGCCTATGATAAAATTATGGATGTGAACCTAAAGGGTGCGTGGCTGCTGACCAAGGCTGCCCATCCACATCTCAAAGCCTCAGGGCAGGGCTGTGTCATCAACATTGCCAGCATCGAAGGGCTGTCACCCAGCCCCAACTTAGGGGCTTATAGCATCAGCAAGGCCGGAATGGTGATGCTGACTAAGGTGCTGGCACGAGAGCTGGGTGAAGACCACATCCGTGTCAATGCCATCTGCCCGGGCTATATCCGCACCAAACTGAGCGAGATGGTCTGGCAAGACAAAGCCCTGCTCCGGGAAGTGATGCACAAACAATGTATGAACTACGAAGCCAACCCCGAAGACCTCTCCGGCCTAGCTCTGATGTTGGCCGCCGGTACGGGCAAATTCCTCACTGGTGCTATTATCACCGCCGACGGAGGATACACGGTCTGA
- a CDS encoding DMT family transporter, with protein sequence MSNKLSGVLMILVAAVGFSTKGIFVKLAYPYGIDGLSLVTLRMLMAFPFFAFIAWQSKPPAAVLAPNRKEWLAAVVLGVVGYYLASMLDFIGLQYISASMERLILFTYPTFVLLLSALWLRKKISIVQIGAVALTYLGMGLVFAGQGNAAPQPYFWWGVAYVLCSALTYAAYLVGSEQLVPRFGSALFTAIALMGAGLTTFLHYLCALPLAQLWAYPWQVYALSVGIAVGATVVPALLFSSGIKRLGADNASIAATLGPIATLLMAYSILGETINAVQGLGAVVIITGVLWMSRAGRKPSSVAEKPAPSESQNIASHTEVVLEK encoded by the coding sequence ATGAGCAACAAACTGAGTGGCGTATTGATGATCTTGGTGGCGGCAGTGGGCTTTTCGACCAAGGGTATTTTTGTAAAATTGGCCTATCCTTATGGCATCGATGGCCTAAGCTTGGTTACCTTGCGGATGTTGATGGCTTTTCCATTTTTTGCTTTTATTGCTTGGCAGAGCAAGCCTCCTGCGGCGGTACTTGCCCCCAACCGCAAGGAATGGCTGGCCGCCGTAGTTTTGGGCGTAGTGGGCTACTATTTGGCCAGTATGCTGGACTTTATCGGCCTACAATATATCTCGGCTTCGATGGAGCGGCTGATTTTGTTTACCTACCCCACCTTTGTACTGCTGTTGTCAGCCTTGTGGCTGCGCAAGAAAATCTCCATAGTGCAGATTGGAGCAGTGGCGCTCACCTACCTCGGCATGGGTTTGGTCTTTGCAGGACAGGGCAACGCCGCACCGCAACCTTATTTCTGGTGGGGAGTGGCTTATGTGCTCTGCTCGGCGTTGACTTATGCCGCTTACCTTGTAGGCAGCGAGCAACTGGTGCCGCGCTTTGGTTCGGCGCTTTTTACGGCCATCGCCCTGATGGGCGCAGGGCTGACTACCTTCTTACACTACCTCTGCGCCCTACCCTTAGCGCAGCTCTGGGCCTACCCTTGGCAGGTCTATGCCCTGAGCGTAGGTATTGCGGTGGGGGCTACGGTAGTTCCGGCCTTGCTCTTTTCGTCGGGTATCAAGCGTCTCGGCGCTGATAATGCCTCCATCGCCGCTACCTTAGGCCCTATCGCCACTCTGTTGATGGCCTATAGCATCTTAGGCGAAACTATCAACGCCGTACAAGGGCTGGGAGCTGTCGTCATCATCACAGGAGTACTCTGGATGAGTCGCGCCGGGCGTAAACCCAGCTCCGTTGCGGAAAAACCAGCCCCATCGGAATCACAAAACATCGCCTCACACACAGAGGTGGTGTTAGAAAAGTAG
- the trpD gene encoding anthranilate phosphoribosyltransferase yields the protein MKALLNRLFNHETLTKAEAAEVLTHIAQGAYNPAQIASFITVYLMRSITVEELDGFREAMLALCVPAPLSDYRPIDLCGTGGDGKDTFNISTLASFVVAASGVAVAKHGNYGVSSISGSSTVLEYFGVKFSNDADQLRRQMDATGLCFLHAPLFHPALKNVGPIRKELGIKTFFNMLGPMVNPAAPPYQLVGVFSAELARLYAYLYQQTNKRFSILHSLDGYDEISLTGAFKWLSNEGERILEPDALGMPQYRPEDLFGGATVADAAAIFAQVLQGQGTAAQTDAVVANAGMAIHCARPDTSLLDCLTQARESLLSGQALQTFERFVALAS from the coding sequence GTGAAAGCACTCTTAAATCGACTTTTTAACCACGAAACCCTCACCAAAGCCGAAGCTGCCGAGGTACTTACCCATATTGCTCAAGGGGCTTACAATCCGGCGCAGATAGCCTCTTTCATCACTGTATACTTGATGCGCAGCATCACCGTCGAAGAGCTAGACGGCTTTCGTGAGGCCATGCTGGCGCTTTGTGTCCCTGCTCCTTTGAGCGATTACCGCCCCATAGACCTCTGTGGCACCGGAGGCGATGGTAAGGACACCTTCAATATCTCTACCCTCGCTTCGTTTGTAGTAGCAGCCAGCGGGGTCGCCGTGGCCAAGCACGGCAACTACGGCGTGTCGTCTATCTCCGGCTCTTCAACTGTGTTGGAGTATTTTGGGGTAAAGTTTAGCAACGATGCCGACCAGCTCCGCCGCCAGATGGATGCTACCGGGCTTTGCTTCTTACACGCACCACTGTTTCATCCGGCGCTCAAAAACGTAGGGCCTATCCGTAAGGAACTGGGTATCAAGACTTTTTTCAATATGCTGGGGCCTATGGTCAATCCAGCAGCGCCACCCTACCAACTCGTGGGTGTGTTTAGCGCAGAGTTGGCACGGCTCTATGCCTACCTCTACCAACAGACCAACAAACGCTTCAGTATCTTGCACTCCCTTGATGGTTACGACGAAATATCACTCACAGGCGCTTTCAAATGGTTAAGTAATGAAGGGGAGCGCATCCTCGAACCCGATGCCTTGGGGATGCCCCAATACCGACCTGAAGACCTCTTTGGCGGGGCTACCGTAGCCGATGCGGCAGCCATCTTCGCCCAAGTATTGCAAGGCCAAGGTACAGCTGCCCAAACAGATGCCGTGGTAGCCAATGCAGGGATGGCCATCCACTGTGCCCGCCCTGACACCTCCTTGTTGGATTGCCTCACGCAGGCGCGTGAAAGCCTCCTCAGTGGGCAAGCTCTGCAAACCTTTGAGCGATTTGTGGCCTTGGCTTCCTGA
- the rlmB gene encoding 23S rRNA (guanosine(2251)-2'-O)-methyltransferase RlmB, with product MQPPILPKDFIYGIHAIEECLLADQQIDKLWIQQELSQSEAVRALVQQARQRHIPIHKLPLAKLNQITRKNHQGVIAFLSPIRFVNLHQVIQATYERGDVPFVLILDRLTDVRNFGAIARTAETSGVHAIVIPNRTTARIGNDAMKTSSGALGYMPVCREGNLAHTVAFLQNSGLKVVACTEKTDTLMYQHQYQGPTALVIGSEEDGISEEILALVDAKAKIPMFGQIGSLNAAVSAGILMYEVVRQRLQPPANF from the coding sequence ATGCAGCCTCCCATTCTCCCCAAAGATTTTATTTATGGCATTCACGCAATCGAAGAGTGCCTTTTAGCCGACCAACAAATCGACAAGCTCTGGATACAGCAGGAGCTGAGTCAATCAGAGGCTGTGCGTGCCTTGGTACAGCAAGCACGCCAACGGCATATTCCTATTCATAAGTTGCCCCTAGCCAAGCTCAACCAGATTACCCGCAAAAACCATCAGGGAGTCATTGCTTTTCTGTCGCCTATTCGATTTGTTAATCTCCATCAGGTAATTCAGGCTACTTATGAGCGCGGCGATGTACCTTTTGTCCTTATCTTAGATCGCCTGACGGATGTGCGCAACTTTGGGGCGATTGCCCGTACTGCGGAGACCTCTGGGGTACATGCCATCGTCATCCCCAACAGAACAACCGCTCGCATTGGCAATGATGCTATGAAAACTTCTTCTGGGGCGCTTGGTTATATGCCGGTATGCCGCGAAGGAAACCTCGCACATACGGTTGCCTTTCTACAAAACTCAGGTTTGAAGGTAGTTGCCTGTACTGAAAAAACCGATACCCTGATGTACCAACACCAATACCAAGGCCCTACGGCGCTGGTGATTGGTTCAGAAGAAGATGGGATTTCAGAAGAAATTTTGGCATTGGTAGATGCCAAAGCCAAGATACCGATGTTTGGGCAGATAGGCTCCCTCAATGCCGCAGTTTCTGCCGGAATTTTGATGTATGAAGTGGTGCGCCAAAGGCTGCAACCACCCGCCAACTTCTAA
- a CDS encoding metallophosphatase domain-containing protein — protein MRLVCLSDTHGKHAQVTVPEGDILIHAGDFTRKGKLEEVQDFNQWLMGLPHRHKIVVAGNHDHCFERQPEQARALLTAAHYLEDEALVLEGFHFWGSPVTPTFFNLAFNQKRGDEIGQTWAQIPTNTEVLITHGPPMGILDRTFLGKHVGCEMLQARLEVLGQLRLHVFGHIHEAQGKRQKGSCTFANVAVLGALYRVVHQAQVFDL, from the coding sequence ATGCGCCTCGTTTGCTTGTCAGATACTCATGGAAAACACGCACAAGTTACTGTGCCCGAAGGGGATATACTCATCCACGCAGGGGATTTCACGCGCAAAGGTAAATTGGAAGAAGTACAGGATTTCAATCAGTGGTTGATGGGTTTGCCTCATAGGCACAAAATAGTGGTCGCTGGCAATCACGATCATTGCTTTGAGCGCCAACCAGAACAAGCGCGGGCACTTCTGACAGCGGCACACTATCTCGAAGACGAGGCGCTTGTTTTGGAAGGGTTTCATTTTTGGGGTTCGCCGGTTACCCCTACATTTTTTAATCTGGCATTCAACCAAAAAAGAGGGGATGAGATTGGCCAAACTTGGGCGCAAATACCCACAAACACAGAGGTGCTCATTACCCATGGCCCTCCAATGGGCATCTTAGACCGTACTTTCTTGGGCAAGCACGTAGGCTGCGAAATGCTTCAAGCGCGCTTGGAGGTTCTTGGGCAATTACGTCTACACGTTTTTGGGCACATACACGAAGCCCAAGGGAAACGCCAAAAAGGCAGTTGTACCTTTGCCAATGTAGCTGTATTGGGTGCGCTATATAGGGTGGTACATCAGGCGCAAGTCTTTGATTTGTAG
- a CDS encoding septal ring lytic transglycosylase RlpA family protein has product MRLRFLTSIVPCILLTFLLQSCMVDLPIFNTGNTNTGSGRTTTSGQRSGAVLKGEASYYADRFQGKQTASGARYDKNKLTAAHKTLAFGTKVRVRNLKNNQQVTVVINDRLPSTSKREIDLSYKAASTIGMIRDGVVPVEITILP; this is encoded by the coding sequence ATGAGATTACGCTTTCTCACCAGTATCGTCCCTTGTATTTTGTTAACCTTTCTCTTGCAGTCTTGTATGGTAGACCTGCCGATATTCAATACCGGCAATACCAACACAGGGAGCGGCCGTACTACTACCAGCGGCCAACGCTCGGGGGCTGTGCTCAAAGGGGAAGCATCATACTATGCCGACCGGTTCCAGGGCAAGCAAACTGCTAGCGGGGCGCGTTATGATAAAAATAAATTGACAGCAGCTCATAAAACTTTGGCCTTTGGTACGAAAGTGCGCGTCCGAAATTTGAAAAATAACCAACAAGTAACAGTGGTTATCAATGACCGTTTGCCGAGTACTTCCAAGCGAGAAATTGACCTTTCTTACAAGGCCGCCAGTACTATCGGAATGATTCGCGATGGGGTAGTGCCTGTCGAGATTACTATACTTCCCTAA
- a CDS encoding SDR family NAD(P)-dependent oxidoreductase has translation MNLATALVTGAAGGIGFELAKLLCLDGHTVILVDIDAGRLAAAQEALTPLAKAPLHTIAQDLTEAQAAQRIYETLEAQGLQVDILINNAGLGDFGFFAEAHWPKQETIIKLNILALTHLTHLLIPGMIARKQGRIMNVASMAAFQPSPLMSIYFASKAFVLSFSEALSSELRPHGISVTVLCPGTTRTGFQAAVGAGTPEMSDKKWAYASAEEVALYGYRAMMRGTTIAIHGTVNKLLVFLQRLLPRKVVVKMVRRGQERNRRALVRAQQAKA, from the coding sequence ATGAATCTAGCAACAGCCCTCGTAACCGGCGCTGCCGGAGGTATTGGCTTTGAGTTGGCCAAGCTACTCTGTCTCGACGGCCATACAGTCATCTTGGTAGACATTGACGCTGGGCGCTTGGCTGCCGCTCAAGAGGCGCTCACACCTTTGGCCAAAGCGCCTCTCCATACTATTGCTCAAGACCTTACTGAGGCTCAGGCTGCCCAGCGTATTTATGAAACCCTAGAAGCTCAGGGCTTACAAGTTGATATACTAATCAACAATGCAGGGTTGGGAGATTTTGGTTTTTTTGCCGAAGCCCATTGGCCCAAACAAGAAACCATTATCAAGCTTAATATCTTGGCGCTGACTCACCTGACCCACCTGCTCATCCCGGGAATGATAGCCCGAAAACAAGGCCGAATAATGAATGTGGCCTCTATGGCAGCGTTTCAGCCTAGCCCTTTGATGTCTATCTACTTTGCCAGCAAGGCATTTGTGTTATCGTTTTCGGAGGCTTTGTCGAGCGAGCTTCGCCCCCACGGCATCAGTGTAACCGTGCTCTGTCCGGGAACTACCCGTACGGGCTTTCAGGCTGCTGTAGGAGCCGGAACCCCCGAGATGTCGGACAAGAAGTGGGCCTATGCCTCTGCCGAAGAGGTAGCGCTATACGGCTACCGCGCCATGATGCGAGGAACTACCATCGCCATACACGGCACAGTCAACAAGCTTTTGGTGTTTTTACAGCGTTTATTGCCGCGTAAAGTGGTGGTCAAAATGGTACGAAGAGGCCAAGAACGTAATCGCCGTGCTTTGGTACGAGCCCAACAGGCAAAAGCCTAG
- a CDS encoding PP2C family protein-serine/threonine phosphatase yields the protein MRLYYHYLILISLSCWSFMPLMLFGQFKDTPPGAYQLSEGAANLNTQWSFVAERFDTTYASTNDRRKIVRFGRLPQGVRWGTFHLRVILPKHQAEAYALSLPYLQGGYRLYVNGKLLHSSGHAATDMATEVPTFSIPQMLLLPRADTLDFCLQYSNHHYYFSGSRRPVWVGEYQVVDKNRRARQLVEMFFLTTVLVMGIYHLILYSQRRIERQALHYGLLCLSIGIQLSLLGESLLLEFVPLLSWEAAHSLRVISFSLAFYLGLLYLHELFAFEAKLWMAKVVLVAVVLMIAASILLPTRHSSLLFLYFQWFLLGGFVYVFWLSGRAWYFKRPYAGLTTLGLGVLISAYVIDFITVVYAPYYVSVWIFWTALLVFFFIQSFVLARRFSDAFQIIDEISRELRLRNQTLEETVRQRTAEINEAYDKLQYANQELTLVAQKVQEKNLIVEEQNVHIVDSIKYAKRIQNAILPRLEDIQAHLPNSFVFFQPRDIVSGDFYWFAQKKYKVVLAAVDCTGHGIPGAFMSLIGNDILHELVNIRNITEPDKILNELRTSVQRVLSQEHTGNQDGMDIAICTIDTYPVEYYSLLGLPKIQYAGASHPLVYIQNNELHHIKGDPIIIGGFNNYVQKDSFDLHTIQLSEPTSFYIFSDGFQDQFGQVGSRSKKFGSRRLRELLLEIHQYDFDEQAKILEKTLREWQGDIKQTDDVLIIGFKAGKKISLEESARIVDFEQTLNLEQDNA from the coding sequence ATGAGGCTCTACTACCATTATCTGATACTGATTAGCTTGTCTTGTTGGAGCTTTATGCCGCTGATGCTCTTTGGGCAATTTAAAGATACTCCTCCGGGTGCATACCAACTTTCGGAAGGCGCAGCCAACCTCAATACCCAATGGAGCTTCGTAGCTGAGCGCTTCGATACCACCTATGCTTCTACCAATGACCGACGCAAAATTGTGCGTTTTGGCCGCTTACCACAAGGAGTCCGTTGGGGGACTTTTCATTTGCGCGTTATCTTGCCCAAACACCAAGCCGAAGCCTATGCGCTGAGCCTACCCTATCTCCAAGGGGGCTATCGGCTCTATGTCAACGGGAAACTTTTGCATAGCTCAGGCCACGCTGCTACTGATATGGCAACAGAAGTACCGACATTCAGCATTCCTCAGATGCTACTATTACCCCGTGCCGATACCTTGGATTTTTGTTTGCAATACTCCAACCATCATTACTATTTTAGTGGCAGCCGCCGCCCTGTTTGGGTAGGCGAATACCAAGTAGTGGACAAAAATCGCAGGGCACGCCAGTTGGTAGAAATGTTTTTTTTGACAACGGTCTTGGTCATGGGTATCTACCACCTGATTCTCTACAGCCAACGCCGCATAGAGCGCCAAGCACTGCACTATGGCCTGCTTTGTCTGTCTATCGGTATCCAACTTTCGCTTTTGGGCGAGAGCCTCTTATTAGAGTTTGTTCCCTTGTTGTCTTGGGAAGCGGCACACAGCCTGAGGGTCATCAGCTTTAGCTTGGCCTTTTATCTAGGGTTGTTGTACTTACATGAGCTGTTTGCCTTTGAGGCCAAGCTGTGGATGGCCAAGGTCGTGTTGGTAGCTGTGGTTTTGATGATTGCCGCCTCCATCCTATTGCCCACACGCCATTCATCCCTGCTATTTTTGTATTTCCAATGGTTTTTGCTGGGAGGGTTTGTATATGTTTTTTGGCTTTCGGGTAGGGCTTGGTACTTCAAGCGCCCCTATGCCGGCCTGACAACCCTCGGCCTGGGAGTGCTGATTTCGGCCTATGTGATTGATTTCATCACCGTAGTATATGCCCCCTACTATGTATCAGTGTGGATTTTTTGGACTGCCTTGTTGGTATTTTTCTTTATCCAATCGTTTGTTTTGGCTAGGCGATTTTCAGATGCTTTTCAAATCATTGATGAAATTAGCCGTGAGCTACGCCTGCGCAATCAAACCTTGGAAGAGACCGTGCGCCAACGCACTGCCGAAATCAATGAAGCATATGACAAGCTTCAATATGCCAACCAAGAACTCACATTGGTAGCGCAAAAAGTGCAAGAAAAAAACCTGATTGTAGAGGAGCAAAATGTCCATATTGTAGACAGTATCAAGTATGCCAAACGCATCCAAAATGCGATATTGCCCAGGCTTGAAGACATTCAGGCACATCTACCCAACTCCTTTGTGTTTTTCCAACCCCGCGATATTGTCAGCGGCGATTTTTATTGGTTTGCTCAGAAGAAATACAAAGTAGTGTTGGCAGCAGTAGATTGTACCGGACACGGTATCCCGGGTGCGTTTATGAGCCTTATCGGCAATGATATTCTACATGAATTGGTCAACATACGCAACATTACCGAGCCGGATAAGATTTTGAACGAGCTCCGGACGAGCGTCCAGCGGGTATTGTCACAAGAGCATACCGGCAACCAAGATGGCATGGATATCGCCATCTGTACTATCGATACCTACCCAGTAGAGTATTACAGCCTGCTGGGTCTGCCCAAAATTCAGTATGCCGGTGCCTCGCACCCCTTGGTATATATCCAAAACAATGAGCTGCACCATATCAAGGGCGACCCAATCATTATTGGGGGCTTCAACAACTATGTCCAAAAAGACAGCTTCGACCTACACACCATCCAGCTCTCTGAGCCTACGAGCTTCTACATTTTTTCTGATGGATTCCAGGATCAATTTGGGCAAGTAGGCAGCCGCAGCAAAAAATTTGGCAGCCGCCGCCTGCGCGAGCTCCTACTCGAAATCCATCAGTATGATTTTGATGAACAGGCCAAGATACTAGAAAAAACCCTACGGGAATGGCAGGGTGATATCAAGCAGACGGATGATGTGCTCATCATTGGTTTTAAAGCCGGTAAGAAAATATCGCTGGAGGAGAGTGCGCGTATAGTCGATTTTGAACAAACACTCAACTTGGAGCAAGACAATGCCTAG
- a CDS encoding PorP/SprF family type IX secretion system membrane protein yields MHTDFRRFLVVVACIWGNILLIPKGLQAQDPQFSQYYAAPLFTNPAFAGSTHQTRLGLNYRNQWTNLETNFVTYSGGVDVFLERINSGIGLLITQDMTAASGGVQSTDIGIQYAYELAMSDRWTARFGMQGSYVLRSSSFAGLLFGDQFVANQQNFANPTAEALPDGNLGYFNLAAGGLVYDEYFWIGLSAHNLTRPNQTIGAGQNRLPIRYTLQVGRKIVFEKAANWRDKYRPGYKEISLTPTLLYKHQGAFDQLDLGLYYTYSPIVFGLWYRGLLFKAPEGTLLNQDALVGLVGMRVGGLALGYSYDLTISRLSPATGGTHELSLVWNIPSAERRGVKPKVRKGNPCPDF; encoded by the coding sequence ATGCACACTGATTTCCGCCGATTCCTTGTTGTAGTAGCCTGTATTTGGGGGAATATACTGCTCATCCCTAAGGGTTTGCAGGCCCAAGATCCGCAGTTTTCACAATATTACGCAGCACCTCTTTTTACCAATCCGGCATTTGCAGGTTCTACTCATCAGACTCGCTTGGGGCTAAACTATCGCAACCAGTGGACTAACCTCGAAACCAATTTTGTTACTTATTCGGGTGGGGTAGATGTGTTTTTAGAGCGTATCAACAGCGGCATTGGGCTGCTCATCACACAAGACATGACCGCCGCCAGCGGCGGGGTACAATCTACTGATATTGGGATACAATATGCTTATGAGTTGGCCATGAGCGACCGGTGGACGGCGCGCTTCGGGATGCAAGGAAGTTATGTGTTGCGCTCTAGCAGTTTTGCCGGGTTGCTCTTTGGGGATCAGTTTGTAGCCAATCAGCAAAATTTCGCCAACCCTACTGCCGAAGCCCTACCCGACGGCAACTTGGGCTATTTCAACCTTGCCGCTGGCGGGCTGGTCTATGATGAGTATTTCTGGATAGGCCTTTCGGCCCATAACCTTACCCGCCCCAACCAAACTATCGGCGCAGGACAAAACCGCCTGCCAATTCGCTACACCTTACAAGTAGGTCGCAAAATTGTATTTGAAAAGGCTGCCAACTGGCGCGACAAATACCGCCCTGGCTATAAAGAAATCAGCCTTACCCCTACGCTACTCTACAAACACCAAGGAGCATTTGACCAGCTCGACCTTGGCCTCTACTATACCTACAGCCCTATTGTGTTTGGGCTATGGTATCGAGGTTTGCTCTTCAAAGCACCCGAGGGCACGCTGCTGAACCAAGATGCCTTGGTCGGCTTGGTGGGAATGCGTGTTGGCGGACTGGCGTTAGGTTATAGTTATGACCTGACCATCTCGCGCCTCAGTCCCGCAACTGGTGGCACTCACGAGCTGTCACTGGTGTGGAATATCCCTAGTGCTGAGCGCCGAGGAGTCAAACCCAAAGTACGCAAAGGCAACCCCTGCCCTGATTTTTAG
- a CDS encoding biotin--[acetyl-CoA-carboxylase] ligase, with protein sequence MNNGSFDTLFVGKRRFVLPECQSTSSTLRQLASQSDLPEGTLVVTPVQTAGRGQQGNGWESAPYQNLTFSILLKPKFLEASSQFQLSIAVSLALQEVLQQYLPQMVCYIKWPNDLYVEEQKLCGLLIENSLKGSRIEQCIVGIGLNVNQTNFATAPHAGSIKQLSGQQAYTEEVLERLLKAIEQQYLLLQAGAASQQRERYLSLLYRREQKHLFRTDVVWEGTIIGVDAYGRLQIEREGAIQTFGVKEVAFV encoded by the coding sequence TTGAACAACGGCTCATTTGACACATTATTTGTAGGGAAGCGCCGATTTGTCCTGCCAGAGTGTCAGTCAACCAGCAGTACACTCCGCCAGTTGGCTTCCCAATCCGACCTACCCGAAGGGACTTTGGTCGTTACCCCTGTACAAACAGCAGGCCGAGGCCAGCAAGGTAATGGGTGGGAATCGGCTCCATATCAAAACCTGACTTTCTCTATCTTATTGAAACCCAAGTTTTTGGAGGCCTCCAGTCAATTCCAGCTCAGCATTGCTGTTTCGTTAGCCCTACAAGAAGTATTACAACAGTACTTGCCCCAAATGGTTTGTTATATCAAATGGCCTAATGATTTGTACGTAGAGGAACAAAAACTGTGCGGACTGTTGATTGAAAACAGCTTGAAGGGTAGCCGTATTGAGCAGTGTATTGTGGGTATAGGGCTTAATGTCAATCAGACCAATTTTGCGACAGCACCCCATGCGGGTTCTATCAAGCAGCTCAGCGGTCAGCAAGCCTATACTGAAGAAGTATTGGAGCGTCTCCTCAAAGCTATCGAACAACAATATCTTTTGCTACAGGCAGGGGCGGCGAGCCAACAAAGGGAGCGCTACTTGAGCCTATTGTATCGAAGGGAGCAAAAACATCTTTTCCGTACCGATGTTGTATGGGAAGGGACTATCATCGGGGTAGATGCTTATGGGCGCTTGCAGATTGAGCGCGAAGGAGCTATACAAACCTTTGGGGTCAAGGAAGTGGCCTTTGTATAG
- the rsfS gene encoding ribosome silencing factor — translation MKQTKLATNSKEIGMLAAQGMQEKKGKNILLLDLTQVHQAVADYFVICSGGTHNQVDAIADSVEDAIYKATGEHPWRKEGRQNGEWIIIDYSNVVVHVFRSDRRAFYALEDLWGDARITAIESEKD, via the coding sequence ATGAAACAAACCAAATTGGCAACAAATTCGAAGGAAATAGGGATGTTGGCTGCACAAGGGATGCAGGAGAAAAAGGGCAAAAATATTTTACTCTTAGACCTCACGCAGGTACATCAAGCGGTTGCCGACTATTTTGTGATTTGTTCGGGTGGCACACACAACCAAGTCGATGCCATTGCTGATTCGGTAGAAGATGCTATCTATAAAGCTACCGGAGAGCACCCTTGGCGCAAAGAAGGCCGCCAAAATGGCGAATGGATTATCATCGACTATTCTAACGTGGTGGTACATGTGTTCCGAAGCGACCGCCGCGCTTTCTATGCCTTAGAAGACCTTTGGGGTGACGCTCGCATCACAGCCATCGAGTCAGAAAAAGACTAA